In Mycobacterium sp. Aquia_216, a genomic segment contains:
- the satS gene encoding protein export chaperone SatS, with product MAADLVPVRLSLSDGDRYTVWAPRWRDSGDEWEAFLGKDDDLYAFEAVADLVAFVRSGDDHDLVDHPAWKDLATAHAHSFEPAEAKQFDLVAVEELVAEKPSEESVTALAGVLAIVSSIGSVCELAAVSKFFNGNPSLGTVSGGIELFTGKAGAKRWNSIAEIIGRSWDDVLSAVEDIVSTPEVDEAAAQKAADELAEEREEPEDESEGQPEDESDGEAVDEEEAEPVDESVDEEDEEEDEAEVRAPGDTVVLGGDDDFWLQVGIDPVRIITSSGTFYTLRCYLDDRPIFLGRNGRISVFTSERSLARYLADEHDHDLSDLSTYDDIRTAATDGSLSVEVTDENIYVLSGLADDFADGPDAVDREQLDLAVELLRDIGDYSEESTVDKALETGKPLGKLVAYVLEPGSVGKPASPYSAAVREWEELEKFVDSRLRRE from the coding sequence ATGGCTGCTGACCTCGTCCCCGTCCGTCTGAGCCTGTCCGACGGGGACCGCTACACCGTGTGGGCACCGCGCTGGCGCGACTCAGGCGACGAGTGGGAGGCGTTCCTGGGCAAGGACGACGACCTGTACGCCTTCGAGGCCGTTGCCGACCTCGTCGCGTTCGTGCGTTCCGGCGACGACCACGACCTGGTCGATCACCCGGCGTGGAAGGACCTGGCCACGGCCCACGCGCACAGTTTCGAACCCGCCGAGGCCAAGCAGTTCGACCTGGTGGCGGTCGAAGAGCTGGTGGCCGAGAAGCCGTCCGAGGAGTCGGTGACGGCGCTGGCCGGCGTGCTGGCGATCGTGTCGTCGATCGGGTCGGTGTGTGAGCTGGCGGCGGTGTCGAAATTCTTCAACGGCAACCCCAGCCTCGGCACGGTATCCGGCGGCATCGAACTCTTCACCGGCAAAGCGGGTGCCAAACGCTGGAATTCGATCGCCGAGATCATCGGACGCAGCTGGGACGACGTGCTCAGCGCGGTCGAGGACATCGTCAGCACTCCCGAGGTCGACGAGGCGGCGGCGCAGAAGGCCGCCGACGAGCTGGCCGAAGAGCGTGAAGAGCCCGAAGACGAATCCGAAGGACAACCCGAGGACGAGTCCGACGGCGAAGCCGTCGACGAGGAAGAGGCCGAGCCCGTCGATGAGTCCGTCGACGAGGAAGACGAGGAAGAGGACGAGGCGGAGGTCCGCGCGCCCGGCGACACCGTGGTGCTGGGCGGCGACGACGACTTCTGGCTGCAGGTCGGTATCGACCCGGTCCGCATCATCACGAGTTCGGGCACGTTCTACACGCTGCGCTGCTACCTCGACGACCGCCCGATCTTCCTGGGACGCAACGGACGGATCAGCGTGTTCACCTCCGAGCGGTCCCTGGCGCGCTATCTGGCTGACGAGCACGACCACGACCTGTCGGATTTGAGCACCTACGACGACATCCGCACCGCGGCGACCGACGGATCCCTGTCCGTGGAAGTCACCGACGAGAACATCTACGTGCTGTCCGGGCTGGCCGACGACTTCGCCGACGGGCCCGACGCGGTGGATCGCGAGCAACTCGACCTGGCCGTCGAACTGCTCCGCGATATCGGTGACTACTCCGAGGAGAGCACCGTCGACAAGGCGCTGGAAACGGGCAAGCCGCTGGGCAAGCTGGTGGCCTACGTGTTGGAGCCCGGTTCGGTGGGCAAGCCCGCGTCGCCGTATTCGGCGGCGGTGCGGGAATGGGAGGAACTCGAGAAGTTCGTCGATTCGCGCCTGCGGCGCGAATAG
- a CDS encoding alkaline phosphatase family protein gives MPRVGPYAPRVFRAIRSPLILAGAVTLTWLAATPLAPRVTAAAALPRPAHIVIVVEENRSEGHIIGSPQNPFINALAAHGANMVASFAETHPSEPNYLALFAGNTFGVTRDSCPLNAGNAPNLGSELLGAGYTFIGYAEDLPAAGSPVCSAGKYARKHVPWANFTNVPPASSVPFSAFPQGNYASLPTVSFVIPNNDNNMHDGSVAQGDTWLNRQLSGYANWAAANNSLLIVTWDEDDGSGSQGNRNQIPTIIYGAHVQPGNYSEQMSHYNLLSTIEQMYGLPKTGNAANAPAIASIWAG, from the coding sequence ATCCCGCGCGTCGGCCCATATGCTCCCCGGGTGTTTCGCGCGATTCGAAGTCCCCTGATCCTGGCCGGCGCGGTGACGCTGACCTGGCTGGCCGCTACCCCGTTGGCTCCCCGCGTGACCGCCGCGGCTGCGCTTCCCCGGCCCGCGCACATCGTAATTGTGGTGGAAGAGAACCGTTCTGAGGGCCACATCATCGGCAGCCCGCAGAACCCGTTCATCAACGCCCTTGCCGCCCATGGCGCCAACATGGTCGCGTCGTTCGCCGAAACTCATCCCAGCGAGCCGAATTATCTGGCACTGTTCGCGGGCAACACGTTTGGAGTGACCAGAGACTCGTGCCCGCTCAACGCCGGCAATGCACCCAACCTGGGCTCCGAATTGCTCGGCGCCGGCTACACATTCATCGGTTATGCCGAAGACCTGCCCGCCGCCGGCTCGCCCGTGTGCAGCGCGGGCAAGTACGCGCGCAAGCACGTGCCGTGGGCCAATTTCACCAATGTGCCGCCGGCGAGCTCGGTGCCGTTCTCCGCGTTTCCGCAGGGGAATTACGCCAGCCTCCCGACGGTGTCATTTGTCATTCCCAACAACGACAACAACATGCACGACGGCTCCGTCGCCCAAGGCGATACCTGGCTGAATCGACAGCTGTCCGGCTACGCCAACTGGGCGGCGGCGAACAACAGCCTGCTGATCGTGACCTGGGATGAGGACGACGGATCCGGTTCGCAAGGAAATCGCAACCAGATCCCGACGATCATCTACGGCGCGCACGTGCAGCCGGGCAACTACAGCGAGCAGATGAGCCACTACAACCTGCTGTCCACGATCGAGCAGATGTACGGGCTGCCCAAGACGGGAAACGCGGCCAACGCTCCCGCGATCGCCAGCATTTGGGCGGGATAG
- a CDS encoding purine-nucleoside phosphorylase gives MSDVASEKLQLARRAAHSIRERTGVDQHDIAIVLGSGWSPAIAELGSPDVVLPQAQLPGFAPPRAAGHPGELLSVRIGEHRVLVLAGRVHAYEGHDLSHVVHPVRAACAAGAGIVVLTNAAGGLRTDMRVGQPVLISDHLNLTARSPLVGAQFVDLTDAYAARLRRLARAADPELTEGVYAGLPGPHYETPAEIRMLQTLGADLVGMSTVHETIAARAAGAEVLGISLVTNLAAGITGAPLSHADVMAAGAASASRIGALLALIIKRIARI, from the coding sequence GTGTCCGACGTTGCATCCGAGAAGCTTCAACTCGCGCGGCGTGCGGCGCATTCCATCCGCGAGCGCACCGGGGTCGATCAGCATGACATCGCCATCGTGCTGGGTTCGGGATGGTCGCCGGCGATCGCGGAACTGGGCTCTCCAGACGTCGTGTTGCCCCAGGCCCAACTTCCGGGCTTCGCGCCGCCCCGCGCGGCCGGCCATCCCGGTGAGCTGTTGTCGGTGCGCATCGGTGAGCACCGGGTACTGGTGTTGGCCGGCCGCGTGCACGCCTATGAGGGTCATGACCTGAGCCACGTCGTGCACCCGGTCCGGGCGGCCTGCGCGGCCGGGGCGGGCATCGTCGTGCTGACCAACGCGGCCGGCGGATTGCGCACCGACATGCGGGTCGGCCAGCCGGTACTGATCAGCGATCACCTGAACCTGACCGCACGCTCGCCGTTGGTCGGTGCGCAGTTCGTCGATCTGACCGACGCCTACGCGGCGCGGCTGCGCCGGCTCGCCCGCGCGGCCGATCCCGAGCTGACCGAAGGCGTGTACGCCGGCCTGCCCGGGCCGCACTACGAGACGCCGGCCGAAATCCGGATGCTGCAAACGCTGGGTGCCGACCTGGTCGGCATGTCGACGGTGCACGAAACGATCGCGGCCCGCGCGGCCGGTGCCGAGGTGTTGGGCATTTCGCTGGTGACCAACCTGGCGGCCGGTATCACCGGCGCTCCGCTGAGCCATGCCGACGTGATGGCGGCCGGGGCAGCGTCGGCATCGCGGATCGGTGCACTGCTGGCCTTGATCATCAAGCGGATCGCCCGGATTTAG
- a CDS encoding cutinase family protein, with protein MSFGRWPIVGVVVAVAVSVAALVSGPAPTALADCPDVQLIFARGTNEPPGLGVVGDALFAALQPVLGGRNFDNYAVNYPASYNFLTTGDGANDARDHIAAMVDQCPGTHLILGGFSQGAAAVSMLAGVPPLGNTIGDFGSAPALDPGLASKIRAVAVFGNPGNRFNTPLSTAGQFAGRAIDLCSPGDPVCVVGGRDRDAHHDYSIPPYPGQAASFIAGRV; from the coding sequence ATGAGTTTTGGTAGGTGGCCGATTGTCGGCGTGGTCGTTGCTGTGGCGGTCTCGGTGGCCGCGCTCGTCAGTGGCCCCGCGCCGACGGCACTGGCCGACTGTCCCGACGTTCAGCTGATCTTCGCCCGCGGTACCAACGAGCCGCCCGGCCTGGGCGTCGTGGGTGATGCGTTGTTCGCCGCGCTGCAGCCCGTCCTGGGCGGACGCAACTTCGACAACTACGCGGTGAACTATCCGGCCAGCTACAACTTCCTGACCACCGGCGACGGCGCCAACGACGCCCGCGATCACATCGCGGCGATGGTCGACCAGTGCCCGGGCACCCACCTGATCCTCGGCGGCTTCTCGCAGGGCGCCGCCGCGGTCTCGATGCTGGCCGGGGTACCGCCACTGGGCAACACGATCGGTGACTTCGGGTCGGCTCCGGCGCTGGACCCCGGCCTGGCCAGCAAGATCAGGGCGGTCGCGGTGTTCGGCAATCCCGGCAACCGGTTCAACACGCCCCTGTCGACGGCGGGGCAGTTCGCCGGCCGTGCCATCGACCTGTGCAGCCCCGGTGACCCGGTCTGCGTCGTCGGCGGTCGCGACCGGGATGCGCACCACGACTATTCGATACCGCCCTACCCCGGCCAGGCGGCGAGCTTCATCGCCGGACGGGTGTAG
- a CDS encoding M20 family metallopeptidase yields MATNTALDSVESAVRRRGVDLVELSHTIHAEPELAFAEHRSCAKTQALVAERGFEVTSAAGGLDTAFRADFGSGPLVIGVCAEYDALPGIGHACGHNIIAASAVGTALALAEVADELGLTVALIGTPAEEAGGGKALLLEAGTFDDVAAAVMLHPGPTDIAAARSLALSEVVVDYRGRESHAAVAPYLGVNAADAVTVAQVSIGLLRQQLAPGQLVHGIVTNGGQAVNVIPGHATLQYAMRAFEVDSLRELEGRMFACFAAGALGTGCEYEINTPSPAYAELRPDEWLAEVCREEMRRLGREPVAPEYEKALPMGSTDMGNLTHVLPGIHPVIGVDAGGATVHQRAFAAAAGGPSADRAVVEGAVMLARTVVHLAQDSAERDRVLAALERRAAT; encoded by the coding sequence ATGGCCACCAACACCGCATTGGACAGCGTCGAGAGCGCAGTGCGGCGTCGTGGCGTCGATCTTGTCGAACTGTCGCACACAATCCACGCCGAGCCTGAGCTGGCCTTCGCCGAGCACCGTAGCTGCGCCAAGACGCAGGCCCTGGTCGCCGAGCGTGGCTTCGAGGTGACCTCTGCCGCCGGCGGCCTGGACACCGCCTTCCGCGCCGACTTCGGCAGCGGACCGCTGGTGATCGGGGTCTGCGCCGAGTACGACGCCCTGCCCGGGATCGGACACGCCTGCGGCCACAACATCATCGCCGCGTCGGCGGTCGGAACCGCGCTGGCGCTCGCCGAGGTGGCCGACGAGCTGGGCCTGACCGTTGCCCTGATCGGCACCCCCGCCGAGGAGGCCGGCGGCGGCAAGGCGCTGCTGCTGGAGGCCGGAACGTTCGACGACGTCGCGGCGGCGGTGATGCTGCATCCCGGGCCGACCGACATCGCCGCCGCTCGCTCGCTCGCCTTGTCCGAGGTGGTCGTCGACTACCGGGGCAGAGAATCGCATGCCGCCGTCGCTCCGTATCTGGGCGTCAACGCCGCCGACGCCGTCACCGTCGCGCAGGTCTCCATCGGCTTGCTAAGGCAGCAATTGGCGCCTGGGCAGCTGGTCCACGGGATCGTCACCAACGGCGGGCAGGCGGTCAATGTCATCCCCGGTCACGCGACGCTGCAGTACGCGATGCGGGCCTTCGAGGTGGACTCGCTGCGAGAGTTGGAGGGCAGGATGTTCGCGTGCTTTGCCGCGGGCGCACTGGGTACCGGCTGCGAATACGAAATCAACACGCCATCACCGGCATACGCAGAGCTCAGGCCGGACGAGTGGCTGGCCGAAGTATGCCGGGAGGAGATGCGCCGACTCGGACGCGAGCCGGTGGCGCCCGAGTACGAGAAGGCGCTGCCGATGGGCAGCACCGATATGGGCAACCTCACGCATGTGCTGCCGGGGATCCACCCGGTGATCGGCGTCGACGCCGGCGGTGCCACCGTGCATCAGCGCGCGTTCGCCGCCGCCGCCGGCGGCCCGAGCGCCGACCGAGCCGTGGTCGAGGGCGCGGTCATGCTGGCGCGCACGGTCGTCCACCTCGCCCAGGACAGCGCCGAACGTGACCGGGTATTGGCCGCGTTGGAACGTCGGGCCGCGACATGA